A genomic region of Pseudorca crassidens isolate mPseCra1 chromosome 10, mPseCra1.hap1, whole genome shotgun sequence contains the following coding sequences:
- the GMNN gene encoding geminin: protein MNHSMKQKQEGIQENVKSSPVPRRTLKMIQPSTAGSLVGRENELVKSLSKRKHWNDQLISKTSSSGVVTDPEHSENKNLGGVTQEAFDLMITENPSSQYWKEVAEKRRKALYEALKENEKLHKEIEQKDNEIARLKKENKELAEVAEHVQYMAEVIERLNQEPLDNSESPDSQEFDSEEETGEDSEVEDSEIGTCAEEVVSSSTDAKPCV, encoded by the exons ATGAATCACAGTATGAAGCAGAAACAAGAAGGAATCCAAGAGAATGTAAAG AGTAGTCCTGTTCCAAGAAGAACTCTGAAGATGATTCAGCCTTCTACAGCTGGATCTCTAGTCGGAAGAGAAAATGAG ttGGTTAAAAGCTTGTCCAAACGGAAACATTGGAACGACCAGTTAATATCTAAGACTTCCAGCTCTGGAGTTGTTACTGACCCAGAacacagtgaaaataaaaatcttggaGGCGTCACGCAAGAAGCATTTGATCTTATGATTACag aaaatccaTCCTCTCAATATTGGAAAGAAGTGGCGGAAAAACGGAGGAAGGCTCTCTATGAAGcacttaaggaaaatgagaaa CTTCATAAAGAAATTGAACAAAAGGACAATGAAATTGCCCGCCTGAAGAAGGAGAATAAGGAATTGGCAGAAGTAGCAGAACATGTACAGTATATGGCAGAGGTAATAGAG AGACTGAATCAAGAACCTCTGGATAACTCTGAATCACCGGATAGTCAGGAATTTGATTCCGAAGAGGAAACTGGTGAGGATTCTGAAGTAGAAGACTCAGAAATTGGTACATGTGCTGAAGAAGTTGTCTCTTCCTCTACAGATGCAAAACCGTGTGTGTGA
- the ARMH2 gene encoding armadillo-like helical domain-containing protein 2, with translation MAKTRAYYAQFWIQVYRYFVGLYHRLKKCWSVVKGFFTKKEEEHIPPAESIFHKEKIAMLGRMLKDKSLALEQRAQAAYRIGLLAFTGGPTAGNFAAEYMKEVAHLLQNYKMEPKIKIQLLQSVASWCYLNPVSQRRAKHLQFIPILVDLFDNRLEPTMKSDINSNLLLKFWSCYVLSVMTCNNLSCMQELRDYSSLKYHLQMLASENWSGWPENFAEELYFLIGFHRN, from the exons ATGGCAAAGACCCGGGCTTACTATGCACAATTTTGGATTCAGGTTTATCGATATTTTGTGGGGCTGTATCACCGCCTCAAGAAATGCTGGAGTGTCGTTAAGGGCTTTTTCACTAAAAAGGAGGAAGAACACATCCCTCCAGCTGAGAGtatttttcacaaagaaaaaattgCAATGCTTGGCCGTATGTTGAAGGATAAATCTCTAGCCCTTGAACAGAGAGCTCAAGCTGCCTATAGAATTGGACTGTTGGCCTTTACAG GAGGACCAACTGCTGGAAATTTTGCAGCTGAGTACATGAAAGAAGTAGCTCACTTGTTGCAAAATTACAAGATGGAACCAAAAATAAAGATCCAGCTGCTCCAGAGTGTTGCATCTTGGTGTTACTTAAACCCTGTCAGCCAGAGAAGAGCCAAACATTTGCAGTTTATTCCTATTCTCGTTGATCTTTTTGATAACAGACTTGAGCCTACCATGAAAAGTGACATAAACAGCAACCTCCTGCTTAAGTTTTGGAGTTGCTATGTTCTCTCTGTCATGACATGCAATAACCTGTCTTGTATGCAGGAGCTTAGAGACTACAGTTCTCTAAAATATCACTTGCAAATGTTGGCCAGTGAGAATTGGTCTGGATGGCCCGAGAATTTTGCAGAGGAGCTGTATTTCCTCATTGGTTTTCACAGGAATTAA